A genome region from Anopheles stephensi strain Indian chromosome 2, UCI_ANSTEP_V1.0, whole genome shotgun sequence includes the following:
- the LOC118505272 gene encoding beta-glucuronidase-like isoform X3: MVAPPSDGARKLLLLRDSDRRKRRIDKLRRIQHDHRMRLVVIALIVVTFAVMGMIGCFVNVVFGAMYTSGNESSTEGLLYPIESETRELKKLDGMWNFVRSDSNSPSQGIREKWYMDDLARFRKTIGMPVPSSYNDITEDAALRDHVGTVWYDRKFFVPKAWSKGDDRVFIRFGSVHYDTIVWINGVQVTKHEIGHLPFEADVTNVLKYGAENRITVLCDNVLLQVTIPQGKVDNQPIDNGVELVQSYTFDFFNYAGIHRSVVLYTVPQVYIKDVAIHTSYEGDEGRIDYQVTISTNETENLQLTVKLYDRNGTHVSTDVSEAKLQGTVVIPQVKLWWPYLMDPEPGYLYTMEITLGKAQSNEAPTETKEDTVLDVYRMKVGIRTLRWNNSSFLINEKPIYFRGFGRHEDSDIRGKGLDLALLTKDFNLLKWVGANAYRTSHYPYSEESMQFADEHGIMIIDECPSVDTENYSQILLVKHKSSIEQLIHRDRNHPSVVMWSIANEPRTGKLGADAYFAAVAQYTKKLDPTRPITAAIAVNVNDDLAAQHLDIVSFNRYNAWYANAGKLNMITNRVIEEAEAWNKKHNKPVLMSEYGADTQEGLHTLPAYIWSEDYQTRVFSQHFKAFDALRKQNFFIGEFVWNFADFKTAQTYTRVGGNKKGIFTRNRQPKAAAYLLRQRYHALGELGKSFLPEDLFLYTAPDTNQLVNERTEL; this comes from the exons TGGTGACGTTTGCTGTTATGGGCATGATCGGTTGTTTCGTGAACGTAGTTTTTGGAGCAATGTACACCTCAGGCAACGAATCCTCAACCGAGGGTCTTCTCTATCCGAT TGAATCGGAAACGCGCGAACTGAAGAAACTGGACGGTATGTGGAACTTTGTGCGCTCGGACAGCAACAGCCCGTCGCAGGGTATTCGCGAGAAGTGGTATATGGATGATTTGGCACGGTTTCGCAAAACGATCGGCATGCCAGTACCGAGCAGCTACAATGATATCACGGAGGATGCAGCACTTCGCGATCACGTCGGAACGGTGTGGTACGATCGCAAATTCTTCGTCCCGAAGGCCTGGTCGAAGGGAGATGATCGAGTGTTCATACGCTTCGGTTCCGTGCACTACGATACAATTGTG TGGATTAACGGAGTACAGGTTACGAAGCACGAGATAGGTCATCTTCCCTTTGAGGCGGACGTAACGAACGTCCTCAAGTACGGTGCCGAGAACCGTATAACCGTGCTATGTGACAATGTGTTGCTGCAGGTGACAATTCCTCAAGGCAAAGTGGATAATCAACCGAT AGACAACGGCGTTGAATTGGTCCAATCGTACACGTTCGATTTCTTCAACTACGCTGGAATTCATCGCTCGGTAGTCCTGTACACGGTACCTCAGGTCTACATCAAGGACGTTGCAATTCATACCAGCTACGAAGGAGATGAAGGCCGAATCGACTATCAGGTCACAATCAGTACGAACGAAACTGAGAATCTGCAGCTGACGGTGAAGCTGTACGATCGCAACGGAACACACGTCAGCACGGACGTATCGGAAGCGAAGCTGCAGGGCACGGTTGTCATTCCACAGGTGAAACTCTGGTGGCCATACCTGATGGATCCCGAACCGGGCTATCTCTACACGATGGAGATCACACTGGGCAAAGCCCAATCAAACGAGGCACCTACCGAAACCAAAGAGGACACGGTGCTCGATGTGTACCGCATGAAAGTTGGCATCCGTACCTTGCGATGGAACAATAGTTCGTTCCTTATTAACGAAAAGCCTATTTACTTCAGAGGATTTGGACGCCACGAAGATTCTGAT ATACGTGGCAAGGGATTAGATTTAGCGCTTCTCACCAAAGATTTCAACCTGCTCAAATGGGTCGGTGCCAACGCCTATCGGACATCACACTATCCCTACTCGGAGGAAAGCATGCAGTTTGCGGACGAACACGGTATCATGATCATTGACGAATGTCCCAGCGTCGATACAGA GAATTATTCGCAGATACTGCTTGTAAAACATAAATCCAGCATTGAGCAGCTAATTCACCGAGACCGAAACCATCCCAGTGTAGTGATGTGGTCGATCGCAAACGAGCCTCGCACTGGTAAGCTGGGCGCGGACGCTTACTTCGCAGCCGTGGCACAATATACAAAAAAGCTGGACCCGACGCGCCCCATAACTGCCGCGATTGCCGTGAACGTAAATGATGATCTTGCT GCCCAGCATTTGGACATCGTCAGCTTCAACCGGTACAATGCATGGTATGCTAACGCTGGCAAACTCAACATGATCACGAACCGCGTTATTGAGGAAGCTGAAGCATGGAACAAGAAACACAATAAGCCAGTTCTAATGTCAGAATATGGCGCTGATACGCAGGAAGGACTACATACG CTTCCAGCCTACATTTGGTCGGAGGATTACCAAACGCGTGTCTTCAGTCAGCACTTTAAGGCGTTCGATGCACTTCGAAAGCAGAACTTCTTCATCGGGGAGTTTGTTTGGAACTTTGCGGACTTTAAAACAGCGCAAA CGTACACCCGCGTTGGTGGTAACAAAAAAGGTATCTTTACCCGCAACCGGCAACCGAAGGCAGCCGCCTACCTGTTGCGCCAACGGTACCACGCGTTGGGTGAGCTAGGCAAGAGTTTCCTACCGGAAGATCTGTTCCTCTACACAGCTCCGGACACCAACCAGCTAGTCAACGAGCGCACCGAACTGTAG